In a genomic window of Flavobacterium sp. KACC 22761:
- a CDS encoding glycoside hydrolase family 71/99-like protein, with protein sequence MKRSITLLFFGIVNILIAAGCSSSDDKGSEKPTEPETLAPVAIEKTNSTKIYVHYMPWFETNESSADKKWGYHWTMANKNPNNIGANNRREIASYYYPLIGPYHSGDKNVIENHLLLMKYSGIDGVLIDWYGTYDVNDYRMVKENTEQLIAMLSKVGLEYAIVYEDRVTTNVVNAGKAISVTSAAKTDLSYLQTNCFSNANYIKINGKPLLMNFGPIVLQTPAEWTNVFSSLTTKPTFLTLWDQSVEAGDNASGEYAWVYKNSTHLTNFYTNTKPKLSVAMGSAYPGFKDFYAEGGGGAAIGWTIEHNNGATLDETLNLAKNANLSYLQLITWNDFGEGTMFEPTVEFGYNYIEKVKTFAGVKNTESYFADISKLYNLRIEKKGNADAQKKLDQAFNYFVSMQPAKAKQLLSEIK encoded by the coding sequence ATGAAAAGATCTATCACCTTATTGTTTTTTGGGATCGTGAATATTTTGATCGCCGCCGGGTGCAGCAGCAGTGATGACAAAGGTTCAGAAAAACCAACAGAGCCAGAAACACTCGCTCCTGTTGCGATTGAAAAAACAAACAGCACCAAAATTTACGTTCATTATATGCCTTGGTTTGAAACCAATGAAAGCAGTGCCGATAAAAAATGGGGATATCACTGGACAATGGCAAACAAAAATCCAAATAATATAGGAGCAAACAACCGCAGAGAAATTGCATCTTATTATTATCCGCTAATCGGGCCATATCATTCGGGCGACAAAAATGTGATTGAAAATCATTTATTATTGATGAAATATTCAGGAATTGATGGTGTTTTGATCGATTGGTACGGAACGTATGACGTAAACGATTACCGAATGGTTAAAGAAAATACCGAACAATTGATTGCCATGTTGAGCAAAGTTGGCCTTGAATATGCGATTGTTTATGAAGACCGAGTGACGACAAATGTTGTAAATGCAGGAAAAGCAATTTCAGTAACCAGCGCAGCAAAAACCGATTTAAGTTATTTGCAAACGAATTGCTTTAGCAATGCCAACTACATCAAAATAAATGGGAAACCTTTATTGATGAATTTTGGACCAATTGTACTGCAAACGCCTGCAGAATGGACAAATGTTTTTAGCTCACTGACAACAAAACCTACTTTCCTGACACTTTGGGATCAATCTGTAGAAGCTGGAGATAATGCTTCTGGAGAATATGCATGGGTTTATAAAAACAGCACACATTTGACTAATTTTTATACCAATACAAAACCAAAACTTTCAGTAGCAATGGGAAGTGCTTATCCTGGTTTTAAAGATTTTTATGCCGAAGGCGGTGGTGGAGCAGCAATTGGCTGGACCATTGAACACAATAATGGAGCAACACTTGACGAAACACTTAATTTGGCCAAAAATGCAAACCTAAGCTACTTGCAATTGATTACTTGGAATGACTTTGGTGAAGGAACCATGTTTGAGCCAACAGTAGAATTTGGATACAATTACATCGAGAAAGTAAAAACTTTCGCTGGCGTAAAAAACACCGAATCCTATTTTGCAGATATCAGCAAGCTTTATAATCTGAGAATTGAAAAGAAAGGAAATGCTGATGCGCAGAAAAAACTGGATCAGGCTTTTAATTATTTTGTTTCCATGCAACCTGCAAAAGCAAAACAGTTACTAAGTGAAATTAAATAA